Proteins found in one Leptospira ellinghausenii genomic segment:
- a CDS encoding C69 family dipeptidase has product MCDTSLATEKFTKTQKRIFAKNSDREPNEAQSILHMPRMEYPKDSLLKTTFIEIPQTSVTYEVFLSKPFHMWGAEMGVNEFGVCIGNEAVFTNLKIHKKNNGLTGMDLIRLALERSKTAKDALFLITELLETYGQDACGGYENKSFFYHNSFIIADRTDGYVLETADRYWVAKKIDSYYAISNGLTIETDFEYCSTNLIEKLKYKSKEDFSFKAFFSDSFYTYMSHCHERRQLHQKTAEQFQNIHSTYDSKLAIETLKTHLIDTNEFEPCFSSMKSLCLHATGPTTPNQTNGSLVVEWDTSETNQDPLRIFYTGTSTPCLSLFKPFFFGTKNFINASSLDSNGNYSDTLWWLHESIARKSNFDYQGVRSILLPTLVGLQDSIYSLTKDSLSMQKKEEIQWRFLKDHVNILKKIDDELIDAKIGKSRWQNPIFQLYWNSQNRKLGFRTSN; this is encoded by the coding sequence ATGTGCGATACATCTCTTGCGACTGAAAAATTTACAAAAACGCAAAAAAGGATCTTTGCGAAAAACTCAGATAGGGAACCAAATGAAGCCCAATCGATTCTTCATATGCCTCGAATGGAGTATCCAAAAGATTCACTCCTTAAAACCACCTTCATTGAAATACCACAAACATCCGTTACTTATGAAGTTTTTTTATCAAAACCGTTCCATATGTGGGGCGCCGAAATGGGTGTAAATGAATTTGGGGTTTGTATTGGAAACGAAGCCGTATTTACAAATCTCAAAATTCATAAGAAGAATAATGGCTTAACGGGAATGGATTTAATTCGTTTGGCTTTAGAAAGATCAAAAACAGCAAAAGATGCCTTATTTTTGATTACAGAACTTTTAGAAACATATGGTCAGGACGCTTGTGGTGGATATGAAAACAAATCATTTTTCTACCACAATAGTTTCATCATTGCTGACAGAACTGATGGCTATGTTTTAGAAACTGCAGATCGATATTGGGTAGCAAAAAAAATTGATTCGTACTACGCAATTTCCAATGGACTAACGATCGAAACAGATTTCGAATATTGTTCTACAAATTTAATTGAAAAATTAAAATATAAATCCAAAGAAGATTTTTCCTTCAAAGCTTTTTTTAGTGATTCTTTTTACACTTATATGAGCCATTGCCATGAAAGGAGACAGTTACACCAAAAAACCGCAGAACAGTTTCAAAACATTCATTCTACTTACGATTCAAAATTGGCAATCGAAACTTTAAAAACACATCTCATAGATACCAATGAATTTGAACCATGTTTTTCATCCATGAAGTCACTCTGTTTACATGCAACAGGTCCAACAACACCTAACCAAACAAATGGAAGTTTGGTTGTTGAATGGGATACTTCAGAAACTAACCAAGACCCATTACGAATTTTTTACACTGGTACTTCGACTCCATGTTTGAGTTTATTCAAACCATTCTTTTTTGGTACAAAAAACTTCATCAATGCATCTAGTTTAGATTCCAATGGAAACTATTCAGACACATTATGGTGGTTACATGAATCAATAGCAAGAAAATCTAATTTTGATTACCAAGGTGTAAGATCCATTCTTCTTCCAACACTTGTTGGACTACAAGATTCCATTTATTCACTGACTAAAGATTCTCTTTCCATGCAAAAAAAGGAGGAGATCCAATGGAGGTTTTTGAAGGACCATGTTAACATTCTGAAAAAAATAGATGATGAATTAATTGATGCAAAAATAGGTAAGAGCCGATGGCAAAATCCTATTTTTCAACTCTATTGGAATAGCCAAAATCGAAAACTAGGATTTCGCACGTCCAACTAA
- a CDS encoding glycerate kinase type-2 family protein, which translates to MKTIRDDILYLFQEGIKAASPKELFRLFSIENINLVEKLSDKSKKQFVFSLGKAAYSMAESFSDLFPVNKGYVLTKYNHLPFELNEMGKDKIWTYREASHPIPDENSIRYALEVLDQLKQLGKDDRLVVLLSGGGSSLFEIPVDGLSIQELTNIQNQLLKSGKSIREINSERKKYSKVKGGKLLKELNQNLEVYTLVISDVIGDDPNSIASGPTYPSKNYFIIGNLTRSIHHILEVGNKLGYQTKLLSDTWSGSSEETSYLFEKEFLSALDSPMSQMIVLGGEMVCPVLGDGIGGRNQETSLRVSILLKEHPTEREWMFLSGGTDGTDGPTEVAGGLVGNDSIHKMENKGWNPKKELLNSNSYPILKDIDALVSTGPTGTNVNDILILLVGRAKS; encoded by the coding sequence TTGAAAACGATTCGAGATGACATTCTTTATTTATTCCAAGAGGGGATAAAAGCGGCAAGTCCGAAGGAATTGTTCCGGTTATTTAGTATAGAAAACATCAACTTGGTGGAAAAACTATCTGACAAGTCAAAAAAACAATTTGTATTTTCATTGGGTAAGGCAGCTTACTCCATGGCTGAATCTTTCTCTGATTTATTTCCAGTAAACAAAGGTTATGTTCTTACGAAGTACAATCATTTACCATTTGAACTTAATGAGATGGGGAAGGATAAAATTTGGACTTATCGAGAGGCTTCTCATCCTATACCCGATGAGAATTCAATTCGGTATGCTCTCGAAGTTTTAGACCAATTAAAACAATTGGGTAAGGATGATCGACTTGTGGTATTACTTTCTGGAGGAGGATCTAGTTTATTCGAAATTCCTGTTGATGGCCTGTCAATACAAGAACTTACGAACATTCAAAATCAATTATTAAAGAGTGGGAAATCCATTCGGGAAATCAATTCAGAAAGAAAAAAATATTCGAAAGTGAAAGGAGGAAAACTTTTAAAAGAACTAAACCAAAACTTGGAAGTGTATACCTTGGTCATTTCGGATGTAATCGGAGATGATCCAAATTCGATTGCTTCAGGACCAACCTACCCAAGTAAAAATTATTTTATTATAGGAAATCTTACTCGTTCCATCCATCATATTTTAGAAGTAGGAAACAAATTAGGATACCAGACTAAATTGTTAAGTGATACTTGGTCAGGTTCTTCAGAAGAAACATCGTATCTCTTTGAAAAGGAATTTCTATCAGCTTTAGATTCACCGATGAGTCAAATGATTGTGTTAGGTGGTGAAATGGTTTGTCCTGTTTTGGGCGATGGTATTGGTGGACGAAACCAAGAAACGTCACTTCGGGTTTCGATATTACTCAAGGAACATCCTACGGAACGGGAATGGATGTTTTTGTCTGGTGGAACGGATGGAACAGATGGTCCAACCGAGGTTGCAGGTGGACTTGTTGGGAATGATTCCATTCATAAAATGGAAAATAAAGGTTGGAATCCAAAAAAAGAATTACTCAATTCCAATTCTTATCCAATTCTTAAGGACATAGATGCCTTGGTATCTACTGGACCCACTGGCACCAATGTAAATGATATTTTGATACTGTTAGTTGGACGTGCGAAATCCTAG
- a CDS encoding NAD(P)-binding domain-containing protein, with the protein MWPQVYFNWLKNSSPTGEVEIYPELSDSYETNLPNVFVIGDLTGVPLLKMATESGVQVWNHIPNFKNDRYDVVIIGSGPSGVSCALEAKRLGKKYIVLESNLPFQTIQSYPNGKPIFAEPSDFVGSSAIKIVDTTKEGLLKDLNQFLKQNPIQIETNQRVVRIQKDQIGYTLETESGSKYQTNSVVIAMGKSGDPKKLGIKGEMGSNVLYRLIDPKDTKDQSVVIVGGGDTALESAIMCSEYAKEITLIHRGNEFNKAKSENVKKILALATQGKIKILYNATLTEINQTNVFAKVKESALKIKSDLVYILIGNLPPLHFFQKIGVKLQNQKNFLDWLGFSSLMSFAFTAYFGKASFYGPFWFSAVASTFAVYSVLSLILYVTISLTKNKQKFDKWKMFKVTYFLFAFLYFLSVYFLATYQQFQLFGKFPSFHYTLLYSLTILIFGIRRMMVRKTQYILYQTLSLIGIQIFFLFLLPELILPMLGDLGYLGGPEGFMRREIFPSDAYWKAYGFILAWPLSIGVLYDGGITTFWLFYGLSFSFVLIPLLVYHYGKGVYCGWICSCGGLAETLGDEHRQKMPHSTTAYRWEHTGQYILLLAFLLTFLKLLSVYGKSLFPFLTLGEMIADSIKLYYDIFVDIGLAGVVGVGCYFLYSGRVWCRMFCPLASLMHIYARFSKFRIFSEKKKCISCNICTKNCHQGIDVMGYASRGIPMDSVQCVRCSACVSLCPTDVLSFGKLNGNQITFDLLDAKTRK; encoded by the coding sequence ATGTGGCCACAAGTTTATTTTAATTGGTTAAAAAACTCATCTCCCACTGGTGAAGTGGAAATTTACCCAGAATTATCGGACTCCTATGAAACAAATTTACCGAATGTATTTGTGATTGGGGATTTAACGGGTGTTCCGCTTTTGAAAATGGCTACAGAAAGTGGTGTACAAGTATGGAATCACATTCCTAATTTTAAAAATGATCGTTATGATGTAGTGATCATTGGTTCAGGTCCTTCTGGTGTGTCTTGTGCTTTAGAAGCAAAACGATTGGGTAAAAAGTATATCGTTTTAGAATCGAATTTACCTTTCCAAACCATTCAGAGTTATCCCAATGGTAAACCAATCTTTGCTGAACCAAGTGATTTTGTTGGAAGTTCTGCAATCAAAATTGTAGATACAACGAAGGAAGGTCTTCTAAAAGATTTAAACCAGTTTTTAAAACAAAATCCAATTCAAATTGAAACAAACCAAAGAGTTGTCCGCATCCAAAAAGACCAGATTGGTTATACTTTGGAAACAGAATCTGGCTCTAAATACCAAACGAATTCTGTTGTGATTGCGATGGGAAAATCTGGTGATCCAAAAAAATTAGGAATCAAAGGAGAAATGGGTTCGAATGTTTTATACCGTTTGATTGATCCAAAAGATACCAAGGACCAATCAGTTGTCATTGTAGGCGGAGGTGATACGGCATTAGAATCTGCCATTATGTGTTCTGAATATGCAAAAGAGATCACACTTATTCATAGAGGGAATGAATTTAATAAAGCAAAATCTGAAAATGTTAAAAAGATATTAGCCCTTGCAACACAAGGGAAAATTAAAATCCTCTATAACGCAACACTAACAGAAATTAACCAAACGAATGTTTTTGCGAAAGTAAAAGAATCAGCTCTCAAAATCAAATCGGATCTAGTATATATTTTAATTGGTAATTTGCCTCCTCTTCATTTTTTTCAAAAAATTGGTGTTAAGTTACAAAACCAAAAGAATTTTTTGGATTGGTTGGGATTTTCGAGCCTTATGAGTTTTGCATTCACTGCTTATTTTGGAAAAGCCTCTTTTTATGGTCCTTTTTGGTTTTCTGCAGTGGCCTCCACATTTGCCGTTTATTCAGTATTGAGTTTGATTTTATATGTTACTATTTCTCTTACCAAAAACAAACAAAAGTTTGATAAATGGAAAATGTTTAAAGTTACTTATTTCCTTTTTGCCTTTTTGTATTTTTTGTCAGTTTATTTTTTGGCAACCTACCAACAGTTCCAATTGTTTGGTAAATTTCCTTCCTTCCATTATACATTATTGTATTCACTCACAATTCTGATCTTTGGAATTAGAAGGATGATGGTTCGAAAAACACAATACATATTATACCAAACATTGTCTTTAATTGGAATCCAGATTTTCTTTTTATTTCTATTGCCTGAATTGATATTGCCAATGTTAGGCGATCTTGGGTACTTGGGTGGCCCAGAAGGGTTTATGAGAAGGGAAATTTTTCCTTCTGATGCGTATTGGAAGGCGTATGGATTTATTTTAGCATGGCCTCTCAGTATAGGTGTTTTGTATGACGGTGGGATCACCACATTTTGGTTGTTTTATGGATTGTCCTTTAGTTTTGTTTTGATTCCTTTATTAGTGTATCATTATGGAAAAGGTGTGTATTGTGGTTGGATTTGTTCTTGTGGTGGGCTTGCCGAAACTCTAGGAGATGAACATCGTCAAAAAATGCCACATTCCACAACGGCGTATCGATGGGAACATACGGGTCAATACATTCTCTTGTTAGCCTTTCTACTTACATTCTTAAAACTCTTAAGTGTATATGGGAAGTCGTTGTTTCCTTTTTTGACATTAGGAGAAATGATTGCTGATTCCATCAAATTGTATTATGACATTTTTGTTGATATTGGACTCGCTGGTGTTGTCGGTGTTGGTTGTTATTTTTTATACTCGGGCCGAGTTTGGTGTAGGATGTTTTGTCCGCTTGCATCGCTTATGCATATTTATGCGAGATTTAGTAAGTTTCGAATTTTTTCAGAAAAAAAGAAATGTATATCATGTAATATCTGTACAAAAAATTGCCACCAAGGAATCGATGTGATGGGTTATGCGAGTCGTGGGATTCCCATGGACAGTGTACAATGTGTAAGATGTTCTGCTTGTGTTTCTTTGTGTCCAACTGATGTATTGAGTTTTGGTAAACTTAATGGAAATCAAATCACCTTTGACCTACTGGATGCAAAAACTAGGAAATAA
- a CDS encoding sensor histidine kinase, translating into MKLVFRKIGLRYLLNLGVNHQLDLQTSVRVQLANLIAILGILSNIQYSIFFVVAGAPNVWIMNCIHLSVICIFSYILYLNYKERYSLARIFLIFTISIPLVFVSFISFGNSGGFYYYFLVFALAPFVLFSYEDKFWILLVFLTNNLFYIWFEFFGTPGKFQEGTLLYDPKIQELFRVNSVASCLFFVALIMFYFLRNTNRIQQEMIRTNEHKDRIFSILAHDLKGPMGTMNSYLGYLNETLPDREELLIALKELKKSTNQSYLVLENLLDWVRNESKKIPTHLEFINLCAVTQNAKDILELQATDKGIQWQIQLSDPLMVYCDERMISTVIRNLFSNAIKFSHPKGTVTITSVTGPKFVDLSIVDMGIGMSMDQIRQIGEGKPFPTAFGTQGEKGTGLGLLVCTEMLRNQGCTMNVTSSTNHGTKITIRIPNSP; encoded by the coding sequence ATGAAATTGGTTTTCCGAAAAATTGGGTTACGGTATTTACTCAACTTAGGAGTCAATCACCAATTGGACCTACAAACTTCGGTTAGGGTACAGTTGGCCAATTTAATCGCTATTTTAGGCATTTTATCCAATATCCAATATTCCATTTTCTTTGTAGTCGCTGGTGCACCAAATGTTTGGATTATGAACTGCATTCATCTTTCCGTTATCTGCATATTTTCTTATATACTATATTTGAATTATAAAGAACGGTATTCACTTGCTAGGATTTTCTTGATTTTTACAATTTCGATTCCGCTGGTATTTGTTTCTTTTATTAGTTTTGGGAATTCAGGTGGTTTTTATTATTATTTTTTGGTTTTTGCTTTAGCCCCATTTGTCTTGTTCTCTTACGAAGATAAGTTTTGGATCCTTCTTGTTTTTTTGACCAATAATCTATTTTATATTTGGTTTGAATTTTTTGGAACACCAGGAAAATTCCAAGAAGGCACATTATTGTATGATCCCAAAATCCAAGAATTGTTTCGAGTCAATTCGGTTGCATCTTGTTTGTTCTTTGTTGCCCTCATCATGTTTTATTTCTTACGCAACACCAATCGTATCCAACAAGAGATGATACGAACTAACGAACATAAAGATCGAATTTTTTCGATATTAGCCCATGACTTAAAAGGTCCGATGGGAACAATGAATTCCTATTTAGGATATTTAAACGAAACATTGCCGGACCGTGAAGAATTACTAATTGCACTTAAAGAATTAAAAAAAAGTACAAACCAATCTTATTTGGTCTTAGAAAATTTACTTGATTGGGTAAGAAATGAATCCAAAAAAATTCCCACTCATTTAGAATTCATCAACTTATGCGCAGTGACCCAAAATGCAAAAGACATTTTGGAATTACAAGCAACGGATAAGGGAATCCAATGGCAGATCCAACTTTCAGATCCTTTAATGGTGTACTGTGATGAGAGAATGATTAGCACAGTCATTCGGAATTTATTTTCCAATGCGATTAAATTTTCCCATCCCAAAGGAACAGTTACCATCACCAGTGTGACGGGACCAAAATTTGTAGACTTGAGTATAGTCGACATGGGAATTGGAATGTCAATGGATCAAATTCGGCAGATTGGGGAAGGGAAACCATTTCCAACAGCATTTGGTACCCAAGGTGAAAAAGGAACTGGACTAGGCCTTTTAGTTTGTACGGAAATGTTAAGGAACCAGGGATGTACGATGAATGTGACAAGTTCAACAAATCATGGGACAAAAATCACAATCAGAATTCCTAACTCACCTTAA
- a CDS encoding PP2C family protein-serine/threonine phosphatase, translated as MKYLLCVFLFSVSLSAEMIPLESGWTFQLEGESNPKQIQVGVPLVEQGYKVPLKGKYHLTIPITKLPESSLSVYLDRVHSADQTFWNGKRIGTTGGLSPNYYAYWHKVRYYEIPNSIILLGENHLEVEIECRETQFRCGLFRSTPMFGTQNEIKDKMIYEDVNQIVMAALFFGIFLQQAIGYALNRSSKSGLYLAGTAIFFVCWRLPALNKIHFLGINPEILVRLLFFCQFIFPVFIMLFVHTLFERRITKIAFLTFLFDSILALIQLLELNPDVRFYFVYVWYILLGIKVPILVQLLARNYNKSPEAIVVSLGALLATFFGIADVLTDFITGKNAYLTQYGILTFLFSGVLAIALQSSRTKRELRNLNESLEMIVTLRTQELQKQYKLLHDDLVMAASLQSKLIPPMEFQYQTLNVASMFMPMEKIGGDYFDYYIHEDGSLTFLLCDVLGHGIAAALIAGMLKVNFLEIAPKIKDPSQFLTELNLKMLPVVEKNYITAVASHFDLKNQVFQYSVMGHPSPFHQNRKENTLEALGGRGPIMGWKKDVFLETFTHPLLPGDRFFFYTDGITESHNRTKEMFGEARLRSQLIEGIALSPKELNEKIKSEIKKFTFRLSDDVTYFTIDFL; from the coding sequence ATGAAGTACCTTTTGTGTGTATTCTTGTTTAGTGTTTCCCTTTCGGCGGAAATGATTCCCTTGGAATCTGGTTGGACATTCCAATTAGAAGGAGAATCAAATCCTAAACAAATTCAGGTTGGAGTACCACTTGTCGAACAAGGATATAAAGTACCACTGAAAGGGAAATACCATCTAACAATTCCCATCACAAAATTACCAGAATCTTCATTATCAGTGTATTTAGATCGTGTCCATTCCGCAGACCAAACTTTTTGGAATGGAAAACGAATTGGTACGACGGGTGGTTTATCACCAAATTATTATGCGTATTGGCATAAGGTTCGTTATTATGAAATTCCAAATTCAATTATATTGTTAGGTGAGAATCATCTAGAGGTGGAAATTGAATGTAGAGAAACCCAATTCCGTTGTGGATTGTTCAGGTCAACTCCCATGTTTGGTACTCAAAATGAGATCAAAGACAAAATGATTTACGAAGATGTAAATCAGATAGTTATGGCGGCCTTATTTTTTGGCATTTTTTTACAACAAGCAATTGGATATGCCTTAAATCGTTCTTCTAAATCTGGATTGTATCTAGCGGGAACTGCTATTTTTTTTGTATGTTGGCGTTTACCTGCCTTAAACAAAATTCACTTTTTAGGGATCAATCCAGAAATATTGGTGAGGTTACTTTTCTTTTGCCAATTTATCTTCCCCGTATTTATCATGTTATTCGTTCATACATTATTTGAACGAAGGATTACAAAGATTGCCTTCCTAACCTTTTTATTCGATTCTATTTTGGCGTTGATCCAATTATTGGAACTCAATCCGGATGTTCGGTTTTATTTTGTGTATGTTTGGTATATTTTACTTGGAATTAAAGTACCAATTTTAGTCCAACTGCTTGCTCGAAATTATAATAAATCACCAGAAGCGATTGTTGTCTCATTGGGTGCACTACTTGCTACATTTTTTGGAATTGCTGATGTATTAACAGATTTCATCACAGGAAAAAATGCATACTTAACCCAATATGGAATATTAACATTTTTATTTTCCGGAGTTCTTGCCATTGCCTTACAAAGTTCGAGAACCAAAAGAGAGCTACGTAATTTAAATGAATCCTTGGAGATGATTGTAACTCTCAGAACACAAGAATTACAAAAACAATATAAACTTTTACATGATGATTTGGTCATGGCAGCAAGTCTACAATCCAAGTTAATCCCACCTATGGAATTTCAATACCAAACTCTAAATGTAGCCTCTATGTTTATGCCTATGGAAAAGATTGGTGGGGATTATTTTGATTACTACATTCACGAGGATGGTTCACTTACTTTTTTGTTATGCGATGTTTTAGGGCATGGGATTGCTGCTGCACTCATTGCAGGGATGTTAAAAGTGAATTTTCTGGAAATTGCACCAAAAATAAAAGATCCATCTCAATTTTTAACTGAATTAAATTTAAAGATGTTACCAGTTGTTGAGAAAAACTACATCACGGCAGTAGCAAGTCATTTTGACTTGAAAAATCAAGTGTTTCAGTATTCTGTTATGGGACATCCAAGTCCATTCCACCAAAATCGAAAGGAAAACACATTGGAGGCATTAGGTGGTCGTGGGCCAATCATGGGTTGGAAAAAGGATGTGTTTTTAGAAACATTTACACATCCACTACTACCAGGAGATCGATTCTTTTTTTATACGGATGGAATCACAGAAAGTCATAACCGAACAAAGGAAATGTTCGGAGAAGCCCGACTTCGATCCCAACTGATAGAAGGAATTGCATTAAGTCCTAAGGAACTAAACGAAAAAATCAAATCGGAAATCAAAAAATTTACTTTTCGATTGTCAGATGATGTAACTTACTTTACGATCGATTTCCTATGA
- the perRA gene encoding peroxide-responsive transcriptional repressor PerRA, which produces MDLSYQRTKELLESHGIRPTSQRLEMAHLLLEKHQHLFAEEVFHLVNTHFPHASRATIFNNLKLFAERGLLGTLELKAGVTHFDSNMGVHHHALDETSGEIVDIELNDSLEEKVLAELKESYFQKTGKELQNPKLVITLRGK; this is translated from the coding sequence ATGGATTTAAGTTACCAAAGAACAAAGGAACTTTTGGAATCCCATGGAATTCGGCCTACTTCCCAACGATTGGAAATGGCACACCTACTCCTTGAGAAACACCAACATTTGTTTGCCGAAGAAGTTTTCCATTTGGTGAATACTCACTTTCCCCATGCATCACGTGCTACCATTTTCAATAACCTAAAATTATTCGCGGAAAGAGGTTTGCTCGGAACTTTAGAACTAAAGGCAGGTGTCACTCATTTTGACTCGAATATGGGTGTCCACCACCATGCACTGGATGAAACTTCAGGAGAGATTGTTGACATAGAACTCAATGATTCTCTGGAGGAAAAGGTTCTAGCAGAATTGAAGGAAAGTTATTTTCAGAAAACTGGAAAAGAATTACAAAACCCAAAACTTGTCATTACCTTAAGAGGGAAATAA
- a CDS encoding LIC11742 family lipoprotein — protein MKKFLFRILPLLLVGSLLGNCVYSELRTPGLAANMTQYVMNSDDYQIIGPVETQGEFVTWFLVVLTGETGYSDLLKQAREKGGDDIINYRFEIRQKSILLVVWNRVIWNASALAIKYRDKVKK, from the coding sequence ATGAAAAAGTTTCTGTTTCGCATTTTACCATTGTTGTTAGTTGGTTCCTTACTTGGGAATTGTGTCTATTCAGAGTTACGTACGCCAGGTCTTGCTGCCAACATGACTCAGTATGTTATGAATTCTGATGACTACCAAATCATTGGTCCGGTTGAAACCCAAGGTGAATTCGTAACTTGGTTTTTAGTCGTTTTAACGGGAGAAACTGGTTACAGTGATTTATTAAAACAAGCGAGAGAAAAAGGTGGAGATGATATCATCAACTATCGGTTTGAAATTAGACAAAAAAGTATCTTGCTTGTTGTTTGGAATCGAGTGATATGGAATGCATCCGCACTTGCGATCAAATACCGAGATAAAGTTAAAAAATAA